The sequence TGCGTTAACTGTGTCTGGGAGATATATAGCGAGGATTTAAGAGACTGGAAACATAGAAGGAAAGAGGCTGCGGAAAAGATCGCAGGAACTAAGGAGAAGTGGCCTAAAGACTGGAATCCACCTTTGGGATTGTTACATATGGAAAATGTCCCTGTTGAGTTACGTGAAAAGAAGCTGGAAACCGATAGCAAAAAAGCAGAACAACCTCATGATTTATCTGCTATCAGAAGTTTGTTCcctaaaagaaaagggcCTCTGCCCAAGAGTGTATTGGCAGCCAAGAGGAAAAATATTGCTTTGAGACACAATTACGAACAGAAAGATGGAGGAGACCAATCAGTCAGTGAATCAGATGCTGATGAAGGCTGGGAAGATATTCCTGTCTACGTTAAAGCCTTTGCAGAGtttgaatcaaagaaaagattacAAAAAATTCGCCGACaggaagaaataaaaaagaggaCAGCTTTGGTTTGAAgcaaatatatattattgaaaagcCTATGTACAATATTTGCGGTCTTCTTTGATCTTGGTAGACTTTATGGATGGAGAATAATAAacatacatatatttcACTTAGAGGGTTTAGGAGACTAATGCGTGAATACGCGCTGGCATGTCCCCATTCATGCATACATATATTCGTAAACATACACATATtcataaaaattttcagttatattatattataatctttttttaactaTACAGAGaagatattaaaaaaaatgtatcCAAAGTGAGTTAAAAAAATCggaaaaaacaataaagatCCTTTTCTAGTTACTTTGCTGCATTAACATTAGTCCATGTCAACATCACCTTCAGtgtccttcttttcttccttcttttcagcTTCTGCCTTTCTTTGAGCAGCCAACTTTTCAGCCATAGCAGCCATTTGGGATGCTTCTTGCTTAGATCTTATAGcttgcttcttttcttcttctttagccAAGTATCTACCTCTAATAATGTTACCTAGAGAAGCCAATTCTTCGTATTTGGCAATGTACTTAGCTTTGATGGAATCGAAACCTTCATCGTATAACCACTCTTCGGCCTTGTTTAACATACCTTGTAACTTCGTCTTTTCAGCATCGGAAGCAAATGGAGCATACTCTTCTTCCAACTTACCACGCAATGTGTAGATGTACTCTTCAAGAGTGTTCTTACGGTCTTCTGTCTCAGCAACTAGCTTATCTTGAGCAAgcatttcattttctttttcaattaattCATTCAAC is a genomic window of Saccharomyces cerevisiae S288C chromosome XVI, complete sequence containing:
- the DPC25 gene encoding Dpc25p (Putative mitochondrial hypothetical protein; green fluorescent protein (GFP)-fusion protein localizes to mitochondria; DPC25 is not an essential gene) — encoded protein: MIRNQGWSLLYRIYPVRRFTRYSRVDMTFEGNTQDISTSVEERMTTVFGGRLKGEPPRSTSRVLSGGTKKIAGVQVPAKPQEPDNCCMSGCVNCVWEIYSEDLRDWKHRRKEAAEKIAGTKEKWPKDWNPPLGLLHMENVPVELREKKLETDSKKAEQPHDLSAIRSLFPKRKGPLPKSVLAAKRKNIALRHNYEQKDGGDQSVSESDADEGWEDIPVYVKAFAEFESKKRLQKIRRQEEIKKRTALV